From Campylobacter concisus, a single genomic window includes:
- a CDS encoding UDP-galactose phosphate transferase, translated as MYRNFLKRAVDILGALFLLILTSPIIIATAIFTYFKVSRDVIFTQARPGLNEKIFKIYKFKTMSDERDANGELLPDEQRLGKFGKLIRSLSLDELPQLFNVLKGDMSFIGPRPLLVEYLPIYNEMQKHRHDVRPGITGLAQVNGRNAISWEKKFEYDVYYAKNLSFMLDVKIALQTIEKVLKRSGVSKEGQATTEKFNGKN; from the coding sequence ATGTATAGAAATTTTTTAAAGAGGGCGGTTGATATTTTGGGGGCTTTGTTTTTGCTTATTTTAACATCGCCCATCATCATAGCAACGGCGATCTTTACCTACTTTAAAGTAAGCCGCGACGTCATTTTCACTCAGGCAAGACCAGGTCTTAATGAGAAAATTTTTAAAATTTATAAATTTAAGACGATGAGTGACGAGCGTGACGCAAACGGCGAGCTCTTGCCAGATGAACAGCGTCTTGGTAAATTTGGCAAGCTGATCCGCTCACTTAGCCTCGATGAGCTGCCACAGCTATTTAACGTGCTAAAGGGTGATATGAGCTTCATTGGGCCAAGGCCGCTTTTGGTCGAGTATCTACCCATTTACAACGAAATGCAAAAGCACCGCCACGACGTGCGCCCTGGTATCACAGGCCTAGCACAGGTAAATGGTAGAAACGCCATAAGCTGGGAGAAAAAATTTGAGTACGACGTCTATTACGCTAAGAATTTAAGCTTTATGCTTGACGTAAAGATTGCCTTACAGACTATCGAAAAGGTGCTAAAACGAAGTGGCGTAAGCAAAGAGGGGCAGGCAACGACGGAGAAATTTAATGGCAAAAACTAA